In Nitrospirota bacterium, one genomic interval encodes:
- a CDS encoding type II secretion system protein, producing MLEMVPFQPILKRMVKFNWNTVAGRDGFSYLSLMALIVIIGISLTGVAYQWKTVAKREKEKELLFRGNEFRFAITQYKNLNPLKRYPHSVEDLIKDPNSPDSKRYLRKLYKDPITGGEFVPIFDPAKGLIGVRSGSTEKPLKTSHFKVIDRCFEDKQQYREWLFIVEMPLVVQAIARPITTPGSESANTGAVPLLAPPCPTIGSITDEPK from the coding sequence GTGTTAGAAATGGTCCCTTTCCAGCCTATTCTAAAACGAATGGTTAAGTTCAATTGGAATACTGTCGCGGGCCGGGACGGGTTCAGCTACCTCTCTCTGATGGCGCTTATTGTGATCATCGGAATATCGTTAACCGGAGTCGCCTACCAGTGGAAAACGGTCGCCAAGCGTGAAAAGGAAAAGGAATTGTTATTTCGGGGGAATGAATTCAGATTTGCCATTACTCAGTATAAAAATCTGAATCCACTTAAGAGATATCCGCATTCGGTCGAGGATCTGATAAAAGATCCCAACAGCCCCGATTCAAAAAGATATCTGAGAAAACTCTATAAAGATCCCATAACAGGCGGCGAATTTGTCCCCATTTTTGATCCTGCCAAAGGTTTAATAGGTGTTCGGAGCGGAAGCACTGAAAAACCTTTGAAAACGTCTCACTTCAAAGTCATCGATCGCTGTTTTGAGGATAAACAACAATATCGCGAGTGGCTATTTATCGTCGAAATGCCTCTCGTAGTCCAAGCCATTGCGCGCCCGATTACGACGCCTGGCTCAGAGAGTGCGAATACCGGGGCTGTGCCCCTCCTCGCTCCTCCCTGCCCTACAATCGGTTCAATCACGGACGAACCAAAATAA